From Caminibacter mediatlanticus TB-2, the proteins below share one genomic window:
- a CDS encoding HpcH/HpaI aldolase/citrate lyase family protein codes for MIFKDISFLEKLVEKNDIKEAKKLIKPPKNIPLITTKKRSALMVSGHNVKHLNKIDELPADIVILNLEDGVPKEKKEIAKIMIAIFLSYIEKIDKEIVIRVNSLDEGGIKEIEFLDNFSFNAFRIPKVNSLEDIDNVFLKTEKDIHLSIETKNSFFNLKEFTHPKIKAFYIGIYDLLNSLNISHSIIDINNPLIHNILSNFSLTSHYINITPIGFVYQHYKDLEGFINWCKLQKNLGIKGVGCITPNQCIIANSIFDENLEFAKKIVEKFEKEGPFTINGLYVDEPIYKNYKQLLK; via the coding sequence ATGATTTTTAAAGATATCTCTTTTTTAGAAAAATTAGTAGAAAAAAATGATATAAAAGAAGCAAAAAAATTAATTAAACCTCCAAAAAATATACCCCTCATAACAACAAAAAAAAGAAGTGCATTAATGGTAAGTGGCCATAATGTAAAACATTTAAATAAAATAGATGAATTACCAGCTGATATTGTTATATTAAACTTAGAAGATGGCGTTCCAAAAGAAAAAAAAGAAATAGCAAAAATTATGATTGCTATATTTTTATCTTACATAGAAAAAATAGATAAAGAAATTGTAATAAGAGTTAATAGTTTAGATGAAGGAGGGATAAAAGAAATTGAATTTTTAGATAACTTTTCTTTCAATGCTTTTAGAATTCCAAAAGTTAATTCATTAGAAGATATAGATAATGTTTTTTTAAAAACTGAAAAAGATATTCATCTCTCTATTGAAACAAAAAACTCATTTTTTAATCTTAAAGAATTCACTCATCCAAAAATAAAAGCATTTTATATAGGAATTTATGATTTACTAAACTCTTTAAATATTTCTCACTCAATAATTGATATAAACAATCCTTTAATTCATAATATCTTATCTAATTTTTCTTTAACATCACATTATATTAATATAACTCCTATTGGATTTGTTTATCAACACTATAAAGACTTAGAAGGTTTTATTAATTGGTGCAAATTACAAAAAAATTTAGGAATAAAAGGTGTTGGATGTATAACTCCTAACCAATGTATTATTGCAAATTCAATTTTTGATGAAAATTTAGAATTTGCTAAAAAAATAGTAGAAAAATTTGAAAAAGAAGGACCTTTTACAATTAATGGACTCTACGTAGATGAGCCTATTTATAAAAACTACAAACAACTCCTAAAATGA
- the dnaJ gene encoding molecular chaperone DnaJ: MDYYEILGVSRNATKVEIKKAYRKLAMKYHPDRNPGDKEAEEKFKLINEAYQVLSDDEKRAIYDRYGKDGLEGRGYKTDFDFSDIFDMFNDIFGGGNSYEEFHMPYHMDKKYEVTLEFEEAAFGISREIEIEYYSICDKCNGKGATKTITCPSCHGRGSIVVGNGFIRMTQTCPQCEGRGYIPKEICNKCKGKGYITKKEKVKIDIPAGVDSGMSMRIPRKGNEYPQGRGDLYLIFNVKESKIFKRKGNHLIVEVPVFFTSAILGDKIKIPTLNGSKEIEIKPHTEDKTKIIFKNEGLPDPNTGIRGDLIAIVNITYPKKLTNEQKELLEKLHESFTGEIKEHKNILEEAIEKIKSFFKS; the protein is encoded by the coding sequence TTGGATTATTATGAAATATTAGGTGTTTCAAGAAACGCTACTAAGGTTGAAATAAAAAAAGCTTATAGAAAATTAGCAATGAAGTATCATCCTGATAGAAATCCAGGAGATAAAGAAGCAGAAGAAAAATTTAAACTAATAAATGAAGCTTATCAAGTTTTAAGTGATGATGAAAAAAGAGCTATTTATGATAGATATGGAAAAGATGGCTTAGAAGGTAGAGGATATAAAACTGACTTTGATTTTAGTGATATATTCGATATGTTTAACGATATTTTTGGAGGAGGAAATAGTTACGAAGAATTTCATATGCCATATCATATGGATAAAAAATATGAAGTAACTCTTGAATTTGAAGAGGCAGCTTTTGGAATTAGTAGAGAAATTGAAATTGAGTATTATTCAATTTGTGATAAATGTAATGGAAAAGGTGCTACTAAAACAATAACTTGTCCAAGCTGTCATGGAAGAGGAAGTATTGTAGTTGGAAATGGATTTATTAGAATGACACAAACTTGTCCTCAATGTGAAGGAAGAGGATATATTCCAAAAGAAATTTGTAATAAATGTAAAGGAAAAGGTTACATTACAAAAAAAGAAAAAGTAAAAATTGATATTCCTGCTGGTGTAGATAGCGGTATGAGTATGAGAATTCCAAGAAAAGGGAATGAATATCCACAAGGAAGAGGAGATTTATACTTAATTTTTAATGTAAAAGAATCTAAAATCTTTAAAAGAAAAGGAAATCACTTAATTGTAGAAGTACCAGTATTTTTTACAAGTGCAATTTTAGGAGATAAAATTAAAATTCCAACACTTAATGGAAGCAAAGAGATAGAAATCAAACCTCATACAGAAGATAAAACAAAAATAATTTTTAAAAATGAAGGCCTACCAGACCCAAATACGGGGATTAGAGGAGATTTAATTGCAATTGTTAATATAACTTATCCTAAAAAATTAACAAACGAACAAAAAGAATTACTTGAAAAACTTCATGAAAGTTTTACAGGAGAGATAAAAGAACATAAAAACATCTTAGAAGAAGCAATTGAAAAAATAAAATCTTTTTTTAAATCTTAA
- a CDS encoding c-type cytochrome, with product MKLSVIFLLITFSFSQEWFITNYEYGKMLYHNPRGISCAKCHGENAKGKIIAKYYITKNNKKILKKIIAPNISNITFEKLKKTLFPKKDILTIMPKYSYLTENEVEAIYLYLKSKGKK from the coding sequence TTGAAGTTAAGTGTTATTTTTTTACTTATTACTTTTAGCTTCTCCCAAGAATGGTTTATTACAAATTATGAATATGGGAAAATGCTCTATCACAACCCAAGGGGTATTAGTTGTGCAAAATGTCACGGAGAAAATGCAAAAGGAAAAATAATCGCAAAGTATTATATAACTAAAAATAATAAGAAAATTTTAAAAAAAATTATCGCTCCAAATATTTCAAATATTACTTTTGAGAAATTAAAAAAAACTCTCTTTCCAAAAAAAGATATATTAACAATAATGCCAAAATACAGTTATCTAACTGAAAATGAAGTTGAAGCAATTTATCTATATCTAAAAAGCAAAGGCAAAAAATGA
- a CDS encoding cupin domain-containing protein yields MNTKKVSEYIKELENKGYRDIFVWRDKKGTYYNWHKHPYNEIRIMLKGEMKINTKNKKYYLKKGDILDVPAGEIHEAYIIEDSEYICASKI; encoded by the coding sequence TTGAATACGAAAAAAGTCTCTGAATATATAAAAGAATTAGAAAATAAAGGATATAGAGATATTTTTGTTTGGAGAGATAAAAAAGGAACTTATTACAATTGGCATAAACATCCTTATAATGAAATAAGAATAATGCTAAAAGGTGAAATGAAAATCAATACAAAAAATAAAAAATATTATTTAAAAAAAGGTGATATTTTAGATGTTCCTGCTGGCGAAATACATGAAGCATATATAATAGAAGACTCAGAATATATATGTGCTTCTAAAATTTGA
- the folD gene encoding bifunctional methylenetetrahydrofolate dehydrogenase/methenyltetrahydrofolate cyclohydrolase FolD, which translates to MTILDGKKLSNKIKENLKVEVENLKNKGITPGLAVILVGNDPASHTYVSMKNKACKEVGIYSVVHEFPESITEKELLSTIKMINENPNIHGLLIQLPLPKHIDTTKILEAVDPKKDVDGFHPYNMGRLVEGLDTFAPCTPLGVMELFKEYDIDLYGKDVCVVGASNIVGKPMWALLVNKMATVDICHIATKDLASHTKRADIVIVGVGKSNLITVDMVKDGVIVIDIGINKVDGKIVGDVDFENVSKKASYITPVPGGVGPMTIAMLLSNTIKAAKNFLKESK; encoded by the coding sequence ATGACAATTTTAGATGGTAAAAAGTTATCTAATAAAATAAAAGAAAATTTAAAAGTTGAAGTTGAAAATTTAAAAAATAAAGGAATAACTCCTGGATTAGCAGTTATTTTAGTAGGAAATGACCCAGCAAGTCATACATATGTTAGTATGAAAAATAAAGCTTGTAAAGAAGTAGGAATTTATAGTGTAGTCCATGAATTTCCTGAGAGTATTACTGAAAAAGAGTTGTTATCTACTATAAAAATGATTAATGAAAATCCAAATATTCATGGGCTTTTAATTCAACTACCACTTCCAAAACATATTGATACTACAAAAATTCTTGAAGCAGTAGACCCTAAAAAAGATGTTGATGGATTTCATCCTTATAATATGGGCAGATTAGTAGAAGGGCTTGATACATTTGCACCTTGTACACCTCTTGGTGTTATGGAGTTATTTAAAGAATATGATATTGATTTGTATGGGAAAGATGTATGTGTAGTTGGGGCAAGCAATATTGTTGGAAAACCTATGTGGGCTTTGCTTGTAAATAAAATGGCAACTGTTGATATTTGCCATATTGCTACAAAAGATTTAGCTTCTCATACAAAAAGGGCAGATATTGTAATTGTAGGTGTTGGAAAGTCAAATTTAATAACAGTTGATATGGTAAAAGATGGAGTTATAGTAATTGATATTGGAATTAATAAGGTAGATGGTAAAATTGTTGGAGATGTAGATTTTGAAAATGTAAGTAAAAAAGCTTCTTACATAACACCAGTACCTGGGGGAGTTGGTCCTATGACTATTGCTATGCTTCTTAGCAATACTATAAAAGCAGCTAAAAATTTTTTGAAAGAATCTAAATGA
- the thiS gene encoding sulfur carrier protein ThiS, translating to MKIIINGIETNIKENTTIKELLEELKVLDKTMAVAVNMKIVKKDDWDKYKLNENDKIEALNFVGGG from the coding sequence ATGAAAATAATAATTAATGGAATTGAAACAAACATAAAAGAAAATACAACTATCAAAGAATTATTAGAAGAATTAAAAGTTTTAGATAAAACAATGGCAGTAGCTGTAAATATGAAAATTGTCAAAAAAGATGACTGGGATAAATATAAATTAAACGAAAATGATAAAATTGAAGCTTTAAATTTTGTAGGAGGTGGTTAA
- a CDS encoding FKBP-type peptidyl-prolyl cis-trans isomerase — protein sequence MATVYGIEYTVKNSKGEVVDSNKGQAPLEFIAGKGQIIPGLEKEVENMEIGEEKTVVVKANEAYGQRNDELVETLPRSQFEGIDLQKGMTLYGQSQDGQVIAVTVKDFDDEKVVIDYNHPLAGEDLTFDVKVVSKREATAEEALTGQVGAHKEGGHCGSGNCGCGH from the coding sequence ATGGCAACAGTATATGGTATTGAATATACAGTAAAAAACTCAAAAGGTGAAGTAGTAGATTCTAATAAAGGACAAGCTCCATTAGAATTTATAGCAGGAAAAGGACAAATTATTCCTGGACTTGAAAAAGAAGTAGAAAATATGGAAATAGGTGAAGAAAAAACAGTAGTAGTAAAAGCTAATGAAGCATATGGACAAAGAAATGATGAGCTTGTTGAAACTCTTCCAAGAAGTCAATTTGAAGGAATTGATTTACAAAAAGGTATGACACTTTATGGTCAATCTCAAGATGGACAAGTTATTGCAGTAACTGTTAAAGATTTTGATGATGAAAAAGTAGTAATTGATTATAACCATCCATTAGCGGGTGAAGATTTAACATTTGATGTAAAAGTTGTATCAAAAAGAGAAGCAACTGCTGAGGAAGCATTAACAGGTCAAGTTGGTGCTCATAAAGAAGGTGGACATTGCGGTAGTGGAAATTGTGGTTGTGGTCACTAA
- a CDS encoding tetratricopeptide repeat protein, which produces MKKLLFFLPLILVAEIDPFSAGLNSKTPYGLTPTEKAILKNKQNITKLSKEIETLKDNLDKMKLKLISYDETINTLNDRLSALDSILSEIGVLKSQIDKVKKEQNLSVTNYKNLELKVNNLESNITKIQTEITSLKSTIKEITKVQNENFNYLKNAIQEILKTLNKKEQKPLDKKTAYKKAKKLFNEGKLQKAKEYFLYTLSKNYFPATSAFYLGEIAFKNKEYNQALAYYKKSVEIYPKKTSFTDKLLYHSGVSFLKLGNKEAAKLSFQKLIKDYPNSKYSKIAKKELEKLK; this is translated from the coding sequence ATGAAAAAGCTTCTTTTTTTCTTACCTTTAATATTAGTTGCTGAAATTGACCCTTTTAGTGCAGGTTTAAACTCTAAAACTCCATATGGTTTAACTCCGACAGAAAAAGCTATACTTAAAAACAAACAAAATATTACTAAATTAAGTAAAGAGATAGAAACATTAAAAGATAATCTTGATAAGATGAAGTTAAAATTAATTTCTTATGATGAAACAATTAATACATTAAATGATAGATTATCTGCATTAGATTCTATTCTTTCAGAAATAGGTGTATTAAAATCACAAATAGATAAAGTAAAAAAAGAACAAAATCTATCAGTCACAAATTATAAAAACTTAGAATTAAAAGTAAACAATTTAGAATCAAATATCACAAAAATACAAACTGAAATTACATCATTAAAATCTACAATTAAAGAAATTACAAAAGTGCAAAATGAAAATTTTAATTATCTGAAAAATGCTATTCAGGAAATTTTAAAAACATTAAATAAAAAAGAACAAAAACCACTTGATAAAAAAACTGCTTATAAAAAAGCAAAAAAATTGTTTAATGAAGGCAAATTACAAAAAGCAAAAGAATATTTTTTATATACTTTATCTAAAAATTATTTTCCTGCAACAAGTGCATTTTATTTAGGTGAAATAGCATTTAAAAATAAAGAATATAATCAAGCATTAGCATATTATAAAAAAAGTGTTGAAATATATCCTAAAAAGACTTCTTTTACGGATAAACTTTTATATCATAGTGGTGTTTCATTTTTAAAATTAGGAAACAAAGAAGCAGCAAAACTTAGTTTTCAAAAATTAATAAAAGATTATCCTAATTCAAAATATTCAAAGATAGCAAAAAAAGAGTTGGAAAAACTAAAATAA
- the glyS gene encoding glycine--tRNA ligase subunit beta: protein MNKPLLVEIGVEELPAIPFLNELPNIEKKWLNILEEYNLKTNFEFFYTPRRLVLWHREFPIKQEDIEKEIWGAPKSIVEKNKNALLGFAKKNNINVEDVQYKEKNGQEFLYYKTTIKGKESKELLPEMVEKWLKSLNFGKTMKWGRCKEEFIRPIRWILCMLEDEAITFKKFCTTSSNFTLPHRVFKEKIFIDFVGKYFCELDKKGVIVFQKERKEKILREIKEIEKKEDVKVEIDNELLDEIVAITEYPTALIGKFDEEFLALPQEVIITSMKEHQRYFPVYKNNRLTNAFIVVSNAFTDNFEYIIKGNEKVLRARLSDAMFFYKNDLKNGLSIEGLKNIVFMDKLGSLYDKVKREEKIGEYLADEFNLDKEKIKKAINLAKADLLSEMVYEFTELQGIMGYYYALAQNEDKEIAIAIKEQYTDIATNKISAILNISKNLDTILGLFSIGKIPKGNKDPFGLRRAANHIIKIAIENNIPLDIKKAVEDNKILYNNLDTKKVIDFIFERLYKFYDVNPSVIRAVLNTGESNLLQIDKKIKLLNEIVNSSDFKDLSKTFKRVANIVKGFDLEDIKIEENLFKTKEEKELYEAIKKTKEFKNIEKKLDYLISLKPLIDKFFDNVLVNVEDEKIRNNRKSLIASIYKEFLDIADIKEISL, encoded by the coding sequence ATGAATAAACCTTTACTTGTAGAAATTGGAGTTGAAGAACTACCAGCCATACCCTTTTTAAATGAACTCCCTAATATAGAAAAAAAATGGTTAAATATTTTAGAAGAATATAATTTAAAAACAAATTTTGAATTTTTCTATACACCAAGAAGATTAGTTTTATGGCATAGAGAATTTCCTATAAAACAAGAAGATATTGAAAAAGAGATTTGGGGTGCTCCAAAATCTATTGTAGAAAAAAATAAAAATGCATTACTTGGATTTGCTAAAAAAAACAACATAAATGTTGAAGATGTTCAATACAAAGAAAAAAATGGACAAGAATTTTTATACTATAAAACAACTATTAAAGGGAAAGAATCAAAAGAGTTACTACCTGAAATGGTTGAAAAATGGCTAAAAAGTTTAAATTTTGGCAAAACAATGAAATGGGGAAGATGTAAAGAAGAGTTTATTAGACCAATTAGATGGATTTTATGTATGTTAGAAGATGAAGCTATTACATTTAAAAAATTTTGCACAACATCAAGTAATTTCACACTTCCTCATAGAGTTTTTAAAGAAAAAATATTTATTGATTTTGTAGGAAAATATTTTTGCGAACTTGATAAAAAAGGTGTAATAGTATTTCAAAAGGAAAGAAAAGAAAAAATTTTAAGAGAAATTAAAGAAATTGAAAAAAAAGAAGATGTAAAAGTAGAAATTGATAATGAATTATTAGATGAAATTGTAGCAATTACAGAATATCCAACGGCTCTTATTGGAAAATTTGATGAAGAATTTTTAGCTTTACCACAAGAAGTTATTATTACTTCAATGAAAGAGCATCAAAGATATTTTCCTGTTTATAAAAACAATAGATTAACTAATGCTTTTATAGTAGTAAGTAACGCATTTACTGATAATTTTGAATATATTATTAAAGGAAATGAAAAGGTACTTAGAGCAAGACTTAGTGATGCAATGTTTTTTTATAAAAATGATTTAAAAAATGGTTTATCTATTGAAGGGCTTAAAAATATAGTATTTATGGACAAACTTGGAAGTTTATATGATAAAGTAAAAAGAGAAGAAAAAATAGGAGAATATTTAGCTGATGAATTTAATTTAGATAAAGAAAAAATAAAAAAAGCAATAAATCTTGCAAAAGCAGACCTTTTAAGTGAAATGGTATATGAATTTACAGAACTTCAAGGAATTATGGGATATTATTATGCCTTAGCACAAAATGAAGATAAAGAAATTGCAATCGCAATAAAAGAACAATACACAGACATAGCAACTAACAAAATATCTGCTATTTTAAATATCTCAAAAAACTTAGATACTATATTAGGCCTTTTTAGCATAGGAAAGATACCAAAAGGAAATAAAGACCCATTTGGATTAAGAAGAGCTGCAAATCATATCATTAAAATTGCAATTGAAAATAATATCCCACTTGATATTAAAAAAGCAGTTGAAGATAATAAAATTTTATATAATAATTTAGATACTAAAAAAGTAATAGATTTTATTTTTGAAAGACTTTATAAATTTTATGATGTAAATCCATCTGTAATTAGAGCTGTGTTAAATACAGGAGAGAGTAATTTACTTCAAATAGATAAAAAAATAAAATTATTAAATGAGATAGTAAATAGTAGTGACTTTAAAGATTTATCAAAAACTTTTAAAAGAGTTGCAAATATTGTAAAAGGCTTTGATTTAGAAGATATTAAAATTGAAGAAAATTTATTTAAAACAAAAGAAGAAAAAGAGTTATATGAAGCAATTAAAAAAACAAAAGAGTTTAAGAATATAGAAAAAAAACTTGATTACTTAATTTCTCTAAAACCACTAATTGATAAGTTTTTTGATAATGTATTAGTAAATGTAGAAGATGAAAAAATAAGAAACAATAGAAAAAGTTTAATTGCATCAATTTATAAAGAATTTTTAGATATAGCAGATATTAAAGAAATAAGTCTTTAA
- the lepB gene encoding signal peptidase I — translation MKNIFEKLKKFYHWSNSWTGTIVIVLLVIFFAAQAFVIPSGSMKKTLLPGDALFGKKFAYGIPIPHIPWIEVPILPDFRGDGHLIDGPRPKNADIVIFRYPLKPKMHFVKRCFGKSGDSIIYDENGFWIHFAEGNNFIKKHYQGFKTRDIDGKLYVLNPYMKEHKGIYYETNNSTFYMLKDRASELVKALGLSNFTGFISYDEINKIINKIYNDLKANGEDVSKAQIVLGMGMYLKDGEIKYFKIKLKKDYFFMVGDNRDNSFDSRFWGPVPYKLIVGKPWFIYMSWDKHFAIRWNRVGKSIDEIEKELREGKKPYLTAGCNMQEESEKDFNNELIEGK, via the coding sequence ATGAAAAATATATTTGAAAAACTAAAAAAGTTTTATCATTGGTCAAATAGTTGGACAGGAACTATTGTAATAGTTTTATTAGTTATTTTTTTTGCAGCACAAGCATTTGTGATACCAAGCGGTAGTATGAAAAAAACTCTTCTTCCAGGAGACGCTTTATTTGGTAAAAAATTTGCTTATGGGATTCCAATCCCTCATATACCTTGGATTGAAGTGCCAATTTTACCTGATTTTAGAGGAGATGGACATTTAATTGATGGGCCAAGACCAAAAAATGCAGATATTGTAATTTTTAGATATCCATTAAAACCTAAAATGCATTTTGTTAAAAGATGTTTTGGAAAAAGTGGAGATAGTATAATTTATGATGAAAATGGCTTTTGGATTCATTTTGCTGAGGGTAATAATTTTATTAAAAAGCACTATCAAGGGTTTAAAACAAGAGATATTGATGGAAAACTTTATGTATTAAATCCATATATGAAAGAACATAAAGGTATCTATTACGAAACAAATAATTCAACTTTTTATATGCTAAAAGATAGAGCAAGTGAGCTTGTAAAAGCATTGGGCCTTAGTAATTTTACAGGTTTTATTAGTTATGATGAAATAAATAAGATAATTAATAAAATTTATAATGACTTAAAAGCTAATGGAGAAGATGTATCAAAAGCACAGATTGTTCTTGGTATGGGAATGTATTTAAAAGATGGTGAGATTAAATATTTTAAAATTAAACTAAAAAAAGACTACTTTTTTATGGTTGGCGATAATAGAGATAATAGTTTTGATAGTAGATTTTGGGGACCTGTACCTTATAAACTTATTGTAGGAAAACCTTGGTTTATTTATATGAGTTGGGATAAACATTTTGCTATCAGATGGAATAGGGTAGGTAAGAGTATTGATGAGATAGAAAAAGAGTTAAGAGAAGGTAAAAAACCTTATTTAACAGCTGGTTGTAATATGCAAGAAGAGAGTGAAAAAGATTTTAATAATGAATTAATAGAAGGTAAATAA
- a CDS encoding acyl-CoA thioesterase: MGGNKDIYTKEIIVKKSDLDFNNHVNNVKYLEWLVDIAGEHFYSKGYDIDFMKTNKFTWVTKYHYVEYKKPAFLGDKLTIITWIEKFKKLSGIRKYEIRKNNEIIILAESEWVYIDLNKNKPSKIPEFIIKSF, translated from the coding sequence GTGGGTGGCAATAAGGATATTTATACAAAAGAAATAATAGTTAAGAAATCAGATTTAGATTTTAATAATCATGTAAATAATGTAAAATATTTAGAGTGGTTAGTTGATATAGCAGGAGAGCATTTTTACTCAAAGGGTTATGATATAGATTTTATGAAAACAAATAAATTTACTTGGGTAACAAAATATCATTATGTAGAGTATAAAAAGCCTGCATTTTTAGGAGATAAATTAACTATTATTACTTGGATAGAAAAATTCAAAAAACTATCTGGTATTAGAAAATATGAAATTAGGAAAAATAATGAAATTATTATATTAGCTGAGAGTGAATGGGTATATATAGATTTAAATAAAAATAAACCTTCTAAAATACCTGAATTTATAATTAAATCATTTTAG
- a CDS encoding site-2 protease family protein, with product MEFLIKYLALILAFLIAIIGHEIMHGVVAKYYGDDTAYKEGRLSLNPIKHIDPFGSIVFPIILYLSQKLAGVSDPIIFGWAKPVPVNIFTVVNNGGYLAAVAVSLAGVTYNFLMALIASSIIGVFYPPEGIFDAFMFMFLFYMILVNVILAVFNLWPIPPLDGANAVKYLSLYFKWENIARFYNKIEAYGMIILLIILFTPLSDYFFKPAYILINMLLG from the coding sequence ATGGAATTTTTAATTAAATATTTAGCTTTAATATTAGCTTTTTTAATTGCTATTATTGGTCATGAAATAATGCATGGGGTAGTAGCTAAATATTATGGAGATGATACAGCCTATAAAGAAGGAAGACTCTCTCTTAATCCAATTAAACATATTGACCCTTTTGGAAGTATTGTTTTTCCTATAATTTTATATCTATCTCAAAAATTAGCAGGAGTTAGCGACCCAATTATTTTTGGTTGGGCAAAACCTGTACCTGTAAATATCTTTACAGTTGTAAATAATGGAGGATATTTAGCAGCAGTTGCAGTATCTCTTGCTGGGGTTACTTATAACTTTTTAATGGCGTTAATTGCTTCAAGTATTATAGGAGTGTTTTATCCACCTGAGGGTATTTTTGACGCATTTATGTTTATGTTTTTATTTTATATGATTTTAGTCAATGTAATTTTAGCAGTATTTAATCTTTGGCCAATACCACCTCTTGATGGTGCAAATGCAGTGAAATATCTATCTCTTTATTTTAAATGGGAGAATATTGCAAGGTTTTATAATAAAATTGAAGCCTATGGTATGATAATTTTATTAATAATTCTTTTTACACCTCTAAGTGATTATTTTTTTAAGCCAGCATATATTTTAATTAATATGCTATTAGGATAG
- a CDS encoding YbhB/YbcL family Raf kinase inhibitor-like protein → MKKLLIFIIGGILMYSMNLTSPDFKERISLEQVYPACGGKNISPELFWSNFPQETKSFAITMYDPDAPTDHGWWHWIVINIPTKITHFPKNAGNPISEYFDLGFQTINDYGEIGYGGPCPPPGPPHRYIITVYALNVAGFKVSREVNPQLIAKYIKKHTIDSVSIMGLYQRGWQ, encoded by the coding sequence ATGAAAAAATTATTAATTTTTATAATTGGGGGTATTTTAATGTATTCTATGAATTTAACTTCGCCAGATTTTAAAGAGAGAATATCTCTTGAACAAGTTTATCCTGCATGTGGTGGAAAAAATATTTCACCTGAACTATTTTGGAGTAATTTTCCACAAGAGACTAAATCCTTTGCAATTACAATGTATGACCCTGATGCACCAACTGACCATGGATGGTGGCATTGGATAGTTATTAATATACCAACAAAAATCACTCATTTTCCTAAAAATGCAGGAAATCCAATAAGTGAATATTTTGATTTGGGCTTTCAAACAATTAATGACTATGGTGAAATAGGATATGGAGGTCCATGTCCTCCCCCTGGACCACCTCATAGATATATAATTACAGTATATGCACTTAATGTAGCTGGATTTAAAGTAAGTAGAGAAGTAAATCCACAATTAATAGCTAAATATATAAAAAAACATACAATTGATTCAGTATCAATTATGGGATTATATCAACGTGGGTGGCAATAA
- a CDS encoding HAD family hydrolase: MIIDIPNFKKVEIKNIVFDYNGTIAIDGQLLDEVKIFLERNNFNIYVITADTYGSVKKELEEFQNVEVVILKTNNHTEEKANFVKKLKNTIAIGNGNNDSLMLQVADIGVCVIGEEGASSKSILNSDIIVKNIKDAIKLIENPKRIIATLRY, translated from the coding sequence ATGATAATTGATATTCCAAATTTTAAAAAAGTAGAAATTAAAAATATTGTTTTTGATTATAATGGGACAATCGCTATTGATGGACAGTTGTTAGATGAGGTAAAAATTTTTTTGGAAAGAAATAATTTTAATATTTATGTAATTACTGCTGATACATATGGGAGTGTAAAAAAAGAGTTAGAAGAATTTCAAAATGTTGAGGTAGTAATTTTAAAAACTAATAATCATACAGAAGAAAAAGCTAATTTTGTAAAAAAATTAAAAAATACAATTGCTATTGGAAATGGAAATAATGATTCTCTAATGTTACAAGTAGCAGATATTGGAGTTTGTGTAATTGGAGAAGAAGGAGCAAGTAGCAAATCTATATTAAATAGTGACATTATTGTAAAAAATATAAAAGATGCAATTAAATTGATTGAAAATCCAAAAAGGATTATTGCTACTTTAAGATATTAA